The DNA sequence TGCCGTGTGCGTTGACATAGTCGATCTCGTCTTCGCCGAGACCCGCATCCGCAAGTGCGGCCCGGACAGCGGCAATCGCCGGCGATCCATCCGGCTTGGAGCGTGTGCGGTGGAAATCGTCGGCCTTTTCGCCACAGCCGCTGAGGATGCCGAGAACGGCGGCCCCGCGGGCAAGCGCCGCCTCCAGCGATTCCAGCACCAGAGCGCCGGATCCCTCGGCCAAAACGAAGCCGTCACGGTCCTTGGAAAACGGCTTGGAAGCCTTTTCCGGATTGTCGTTGTGGGTGGAGAGCGCCGACAGCAGCGAGAAGCGGATCAGCGCCTCGGCGGTCGCCGAGCCGTCGGCGCCGATCGACAGCGCGCGGTCGCATTCGCCACGGCGGATCGCCTCGACGCCGAGCTGGATGGCGGTGGCGCCGGAGGCGCAAGCCGTCGAGAGCGTGATCGGCAGGCCACGCGTGCCGAACCGGTCGGCGAGCCGGTCGGCGATCGAGCCGAACTGGGTGGTTTCGAAGAGATCGAGTTCCTTCAGGCCGCGCGCCACGCGCAGCAGCCTTTCGGCGCCGGAATCCTGCTTGTCGGAATTATAGAGCGAAAAGCGGCCGTGCCAGTCGAGTTCGACCGGCGGCGAGGCAAGGAAGAGAGGGCCTCCGAAATCGCCGGAATTCAGGCCGGCTTCGCCAACAGCCTCCTGAGCCGCGGTTTCCGCCAGTTCATAGGTGAGAAGGCTTGCCCCCCTGGAACTCGACGGCAGAAAATCGACCATGCCGGAGATCCGTGTGTTGAGGTGATCGACCGGGAAGCGGGTGATCGGGTGGATGCCCGACTTGCCCGAGGTCAGCGCGCCCCAATTGTCTGATTTGCCGACGCCGAGCGAGGTCACCACCCCGATACCGGTAACGGCAACGACGGGCCTGCCCATGTGATCTCTGAAATTGGCCATCCGGGAGCCCTCTTATCTCTGCAGTGCGTTCGCCAGACGCCGCCTCAAGCGGCGTTGACCAGCGCCACGCCCTCGAATTGGTGATAGCCGATCGCCGTTGCAAGGACGCTCGCGGGAATGCCTTCAAACGGCTTTTCGGCCGTGGCGTCAAAGACAGGGTAGGCGGCCTTGCGGTCGACCGCGAGTGCCGCCAGCGCTACGGCGAAGGGAAACTGCGCTTCCTTCATGTGCCCGGTCAACGTTGTAAAACCGCGCGCCGATATCGCCGGATTGGCGTCGAGCGCCGCCTTTTCGGCCGATGTTGCCGCATGCGCGCCCGATGCTCCCGACATGGCGAGCAGCTTGCCGTTCGGCAGCAGCGCCTGTTTGAGCAGGAGAGCGATCTCGGCGTCGAGTTCTCCGCGCGCGCGCCTGGCGCGGCCGGAGACGACGGGGCCGAGTTCAGCGTAGATCTTGCGTCCGCGGCTTGCCGCGTGTTCGCGCTGCTCAAGCACCAGGAAGGCACCGCCGGAACCTGAGACCACGCCGCCGCCCTCGGCGCCCTGCCTTTGCCAGACGGGCTTCCACGGGCCGCGATGCAGGTAACCGGCCAGCTCGTAGCCGAGCAGCATGTCGGAATGTTCCGTCTGGAAGGCGCCGCCGACCAGGATGTGCGTCGACTGGCCGGAGCGAATGCGCGCGGCTGCCGTCTCGACGGCGGCGACGCCAGCGCCTTCCTCGCCCATGAAGGTCCTGGACGAGCCGGTCACCTTGTGGACGATGGAGATGTTGCCGGCGAGCAGATTGGAAAGCTGCGCCAGGAAAAGCGTCGGTCGCAATTCGGTGGTCAGCTTCTCGTTGAGCAGCACGCCGCGGTCGTTGCGGTTTTCCGAAGCGGCTAGAATGTCGGCGTCGACCGCTTCGTCGCGCTCGCCGCCGCCGGCCGCCACAACCATGTCCATGGTGGTGCAGAGTTCGTCATTGCCCTTGATGCCGGCGTCGTCGAGCGCGAGGCCCGCCGCATAGGTGCCGAGCCTCTGCCATGTCTCCATCTGCCGCTGATCGCCGCGCTTGGCGATCTGCAGGTTCCAGTCGATCTCGGGCAGTGGATGAACCGTGTAGGGCGCGAAGCGCCCGGCCTCGAGCACCGGCTCCCGGCCCGGTTGCGCCAGCTTTTGCCAATGGGCGTCAGGACCTTCCCCCAGCGAGGAAACAAGGCCGATACCTGTGATGACGACGTCGTGGGGGCTGCTCATGAGCGGCTTTGTGGGTCAGGTGACGGAGCGCGTCAAGTCACGCGCCCTGATGACCTCAGGCGGTCTTGGCGGCAACCAGCGCGTCGATCTTGGCGCACAGGTTCTTCATGACGAAGTAATCGTCGGTCGAAGCCTTGCCGTCATTGACTTCCTGGGTCCACTTTTCCAGCGGCACCTTGATGCCGAATTCCTTGTCGATGGCGAACACGATGTCCAGGAAGTCGAGGCTGTCGATGCCGAGATCGTCAATGGTGTGGCTCTCGGGCGTGATGGTGTCGATATCGATCTCGCTGGTGTCGGCAATGATCTTGGCGACTTTGTCGAACGTTGTAGACAAGGGGCTTTTCCTTCTTTGCGGGCGGAATCTGTCCGCATTCGTTTGGGCGCTGTCTAATCGGTTTTTCCCGGCAGGAAAAGGCCTGTTAAGCCGGGCGCAGATGGGTAGGATGCCCAGGAAACGCAAGAAGGGCCGCCGGTCGACCCGGTGGCCCTTCCGTTGACGCTACGTAAGCTCAGCTGTCGCGGAGCTTGACCAGGTCGTTCAGCAGCCCGCCCGTTCCGTTGTGGACGGTCAGCCGCTCGACCTTGCCGGCGATGGTTTCCAGAGCCTCGAGCTCCTTCAGCCGCAGCATCACCGGGTTCTCCGCCATCACCTTGGCCGTGTTGAGAAGGGAACGCGTGGCGTTCGTCTCCTCGCGGCGGCGGATGACATTGGCCTCGGCCTGCTTTTCGGCCGAAACCACCTGGTTGAGGATCTCACGCATCTCACCCGGCAGGATGACATCCTTGAGCGCGATATCGCTGACCTCGACCCCGATCTCGGCCATGTCGGCACGGACCTTGGCCGCCGCTTCCTCGTCGACCGTCACCTTCTTTTCGAGGATCTGGTCGAGCGTGAGCGCGCCCAGCGTCTTGCGGAACGCGTACTGCAGGGCGCGGTAGAGGGCCTCGGAGAAGTCCTTCACCGCGCTCACCGCCTTGACCGGATCGATGACCCGGTATTCGGCCGCGATATTGACGCGGATCGTGACGCGGTCCCTGGTCAGCACTTCCTGCCCGGCGACATCGAGCGACTGGCGCTTGAGGTCGACGACCTTGATCTGCACCATCCGTCCGACGTTCCAGAAGCCGTGCACGCCAGCGGCAAGCGTCCGCACAAGGACACCGTCGATAAACAGCAACCCGGCCTGGCCGTCGACAACCGGGTGAACGGACATCAATTCCGCCTTCCGGGCCTGGCCGAGCCGGCGCATGACAGCCGGATCGATGGCAAGATCGGCCGAGGTGTCGATCACCGTCACCTTCCACGGTCCGGCATCGGTCCACAGTACCAGCTTACGGTCGGGGGCCTGCACGGAATGCAGGTTGCCGTCACGCTCGATGACGGCAACTTCCGTGCGCCCCGTGCGCACGACGGTGAAATGACGCGCGGCCACGTCCGGGAGCTTGTCGAACAACGCCTTCTCGTACGCCGAAACGAATTCCGGGCTCTTCAGATCGTGCCGGGACACCTCAAGGCTCTGGTTCCGGTTGGCGAGCCAGTGCTCACCCGGCAGCAGGACAGCCTTGATCTCTCCCTTGTAGAGAGTGAGGGCACGTTCGTTTTCCCTAACGAGGACGCGCTCGCGCCCAAGAACTGTATCGAGAATAGTCATTGTCTTACTCCTGTCGGGCATGGCCCCATGCGAGGCGTCACGTCATGCGTCGATCTTCCCTTCGTTTCTCGTTTCACTTCCAATTCCGGACACGAATGATCCGGGGACTGGTGGCATCGATGCGCGGCGGGCCTGCGGGAGCGGATCACGGGGCAGCGAAGCGGGCGCCGGAGGCGAGCCTCCCTTGCCGGCGACACTGCGCCTTGACCATCACCGCGAGCCTGGCCGCGAGCCGATGGCATCGGACCTTTCGATACGTCCTGGCCCGAAGGCCTCGGCCGTCCGTCACGTCTTCAGCATTCCAGTCCCCGGACCGTTTCAGATAACACCTGGCAGGGTGCTGGCTTATCGAGCCAATGGAGAAGGAATCGAACCTTCGACAATCAGATTATGAGTCTGATGCTCTACCAACTGAGCTATCCGTGGTGCAGACGACGGGACTCGAACCCACAACCTCCGGATTATGTCCGGCGCTCTCCCAGTTGAGCTACATCCGCGATCCCAATCCCCAAAGCGGCGCCGTATACAGGGCGGCAAAGCCGTCTGCACGGGCGGAGACGAAAGCTCCAACCGTTGTGCTCGCTTCGGTTTTCGTGACCGGGAGCGCGCCTATAGCCCCTGCGACGGGTTGTCGCAAGCGACATTGTCGTGCCGAATTCGCGGCTTCTTTCGGCGGTGGCATTTCGGCAACACTCATTGCCGCGCCCGCGTTCGGGAGCAGTTGTCTCAGAAGGTGACGCGGCCGAGTACGCGCAAGCCGTCGCCTTGCGGCTCGACCACCACTGCTTCGCCTTCGCGCGGCGACACGCCGGTCAGCGCCACGATGTTTTCGAGATGGGTGACCAGGACCAGATTGTCGGAGCCGGAATAGGCGCGGATTTCCTTCATGATGGCGGCGATCTGCGCTGCTTTCTGCGCATCGTCACCCTTCAGGAGATCGAGCGGTGCGAACAGCTCCGGCTCGGCCTCGAAGGCGGTGCGCGCGGTGTCGAGGCAGCGGCAATAGCGGCTGGACAAAATGCGCTCGATGGGAGCCGCGCGGGCGGCAAACAGGGCGCCGATCTTGCTTGCCTGCTGCTTGCCGCGCGCCGACAGATTGACCTGGGTGGCGCAATTGCCGATGTCGAAATTGGCCGGGTCGGTGGTGCCGGTGACCATAGCGTGGCGCAGCAGCACGACATGGCCGCCATCCCGCAGCAGCGCCCAGCCGGCGTCCGTCGCGTGCGCGGCGGCGGGGACGACAAGCAGGAACAACGCCAAGGCTAACCGGATCATCGCCACCCTTCCATGCTCCCGTGTCGGGCTCCAACCATTCGCATATAAGGATTGGAAAGCAGGCACAAAGACAAGCCGGGCGTCAGCCGTGTCTCACGCCTCACATTTGGCGAGCTGCTGCTTCACCAGATCGATCACCGAGCGGAACTCGGTACCTTTCATCGCCGCGAGATGATGCGGCAGAGCCGCCGCGTAGGGCTGTTTTCACCAGCGGCGCCATACATCGCCGAACGGTCGGTTCCGCGGCGAAGCCGATCACAATGCCGAGGCTCGCATCGGCCTTTGCGCGTTGCCGAGGGCCTTGGCGCCGCGCACCGGTTCCAGCCCGCCAGCTCCGATCGGCTCGGCCGAGGCGGTTTGGCGCGCGCCGCACGATGGCATCGGCACGGATTGGTGCGGCAGGCATCGAGCAGCATGATCGGGCGCGATTGCGCCGCGACCGTGGCTCGCCTATCCCTGAAAAATGTCTCCGCTTACCGAAACCGTCCTGTTCGTCTTCAGTCTTGTCGCGCTCGGCTATCTCGCCGGGCTGACGGGCTATTTGAGACCGGCGAGCGGCGAGGGGATATCCGACTTTGCCGTCAGCGTGGCCATGCCGCTGCTTCTCTTCCAGACCATGGTGACGGCGGATTTCCATGGCGTGGCGCCCTGGCCGCTGTGGGGTGCTTATTTCACGGCGGCGGCGATCACCTGGGCCGCCGGCCATCTCGTCATCACGCGGATATTCGGGCGGGATGCCCGCGCCGGCGTTGTCGGAGGCGTCTCGTCGGCCTTCTCCAACATCGTGCTGCTCGGCGCCCCCTTCATCCTCGGCATATTCGGCCCGAGCGGCTTCGAAGTGCTGTCGCTGCTGGTTTGCGTGCACCTGCCGATCATGATGATGGCCTCTATCGTGCTGTTCGAAATGTTCGGCCGCGGCAGTGGCGAGCATGTGCATCCGCTGCGGGTCCTGCACAGTTTCCTCAAGCGGCTGTTCATCAACCCTTTGATCATCGGCATTCTGCTGGGTCTCGCATGGCGGCTCGGCGGCGTGCCGTTGCCGGCTCTTGTGATGCGGCTGGTCGAGGCCATGGCAAACACCGCCGGGCCGGTGGCGCTGTTTGCCATGGGGCTCAGCCTGCGCCGCTTCGGGATATCAGGCAATGTGCGGCCGGCGTTGGCGCTTTCGGCGCTCAAACTGTTCCTGATGCCGGCACTGGTTCTTGCCTTCGTCTGGCTGCTCGGCCTGCCGCCCCTGACCGCCAAGGTGGCGGTCGTGGTGGCGGCGCTGCCCTCCGGTATCAATTCCTATCTCATCGCGGTGCAGTTCAACACCGGCCAGGCGCTGGCATCGAACCAGATGACCATCGCCACGGCCTGCGCGGCGATCACCACCGCTTTCTGGCTGACGGTTGTCCTGCATGTTTTCGGGTAAGGTTGGCGACGCCGTACGCCAAGGCGCGCTCGTCTTGTGCTGGTCCAACCCCTATATGCCATCTTGCGATTGCTTGCGGGGCTTTCCCTAGGTTAAGAGCAATGGCTCCAGCGCGCGGCCCTGCCTGCGCTTTACCGAAGACATCCAGATAGCGGCCCGTGAGCGCCGAACGGAGGCTAGACCATGCTTCAGAAAACCAGCCATTTCATGCGGCAGGCCAATCTCATCAACGGCGAATGGGTGCAGGCCGACAGCGGCCAGACGGTCGACGTGAACAATCCGGCTACAGGCCTCAAGATCGGCACCGTACCGAAGTCGGGCAAGGCAGAGACTCGCCGCGCCATCGAGGCCGCCGATGAAGCTTTCAAAACCTGGCGCAAGACGACCGCGCTCGAGCGCTCGAAGCTGCTGCGCAAGCTGCATGATGCGATGATGGACAATCAGGACGTGCTGGCCGAACTGCTCACCATCGAGCAGGGCAAGTCGCTGTTCGAATCCAAGGGCGAGATCGGTTCGGCTGCCGCCTACATCCTGTGGTTCGCCGAAGAAGGCCGCCGCACTTATGGCGATGTCGTGCCCTCGCCATGGGCGGACCGCCGCATCCTGGTGACGAAAGAACCGGTCGGTGTCATCGCCGCCATCACGCCGTGGAATTTCCCGTCCTCGATGCTGGCCCGCAAGCTCGGTCCCGCACTTGCCGCAGGCTGCACCGCCGTCGTCAAGCCGGCCTCGCAGACGCCGTATTCCGGCCTTGCCTGGGGGGCGCTTGCCGAGGAAGTCGGCTTTCCCAAGGGCGTCATCAACATCCTGACCGGCGCCGCCGGCGAGATCGGCGACGAGATTTGCGCCAATCCGCTGGTCAAGAAGATCACCTTCACCGGCTCGACCGAAGTCGGCAAGATCCTGATCCAGAAATCGTCGGTGACCGTCAAGAAGGTATCGATGGAACTCGGCGGCAACGCGCCGTTCATCGTTTTCGACGACGCCGATATCGAGCGTGCGGTGGCCGGCGCGATCACCGCCAAATATCGCAATTCCGGCCAGACCTGCGTCTGCACCAACCGCTTCCTGGTCCAGGCTGGCGTCTATGACAAGTTCGTCGAGAAACTCGCCGCGGCCAGCAACGGGCTGAAGGTTGGTTCCGGCCTGGAAGAGGGCGTCCAGCAGGGGCCGCTAATCGACGAGAAGGCGGTCGAGAAGGTCGAGGAGCTGATCGCCGACGCCACGGCCAAGGGCGGCAAGGTCGTCGCCGGGGGCAAGCGCCACGCGCTCGGCGGTTCGTTCTTCCAGCCGACGGTCATCGCCAACGCGACGCCGAAAATGCGCTTTATGAAGGAAGAGATTTTTGGGCCGGTCGCACCCGTGTTCAAGTTCGAGACCGAGGAAGAGGCCGTGGCGCTCGCCAACGACACGGAGTTCGGCCTTGCCTGCTACTTCTACACCGGCGATCTCGGCCGCGCCTTCCGGGTCATGGAAGGCCTGAAATACGGCATGGTTGGCGTCAATGAAGGGCTGATCACCACACCTGAAGCACCGTTCGGCGGCGTCAAGGAATCCGGACTTGGCAAGGAAGGCGGACATCAGGGCATCGAGGATTACCTCGATACCAAATATGTGTGCATCGGCGGCCTCGGCCTCTGATAGGCTAGTCCGGAGGCAGGCTCGTACACCTGCCTCGAGGCTGAAGAACCAGCCGAAGTCCTTTGGATCCACTGACGTTTGCGGGCATGATGATGAAGGACGGCGAGGTTTTCGGCACGACGCAGGCAGGCGAACCGGTCCGCCGCTTCACGATCAGGGGCGGCGGCCTCACCGCCAACATCATCGGGCTCGGCGCCATCGTCCAGGACCTGCGCCTGGCCGGGCATGACGCGCCGCTGGTTCTCGGCTACAGCACTCTGGAAGCGTATGAGACAGATACTGCCTTCTTCGGGGCGGTGGTTGGGCGCTACGCCAACCGCATCGGCGACGCTCGTTTCACAATTGGCGGCAACCGCTATCAGACCGAGCGCAACTTCCTGGACAAGCATACGCTGCATGGCGGCTCGCAAGGCTATTCCCACCGGCCATGGACGGTTTCGCTGCATGGCAGGGACTTCGTCACGCTGACGCTGCATGATCCCGATGGCGCGATGGGCTTTCCCGGAGCGCTCGACGTTACCTGCACCTACCGGCTGAAAATTCCCGGCACGCTCAGCGTCGAATTGACGGCGACCTGCGAGGAGCCGACGCCGTGCAATCTCACCCAGCATTCCTATTTCAACCTCGACGATGGCGGTGCCGGCGACATTCTCGACCATAGGATGATGCTGAACGCCGGCGCCTATCTGCCTGTCGACGGCGACATGATCCCGACCGGCGTGGTCAAGCCGGTCGACGGCACGCCCTTCGATTTTCGCCAGGCGCGGCCGCTGCGCATGGAGACCGAGGGCGAACAGTTACCCTACGACCAGAATTTCTGCCTGGCCGCGGCGCGCGGTCCGCTCAAGCAGGCAGCTTGGGTGCAAGGGGCGAGTTCCGGCGTCGAGATGGAAGTCTGGACCACCGAGCCCGGCGTCCAGCTTTATACCGGGCAATATGTGACGCCACGCACCGGCCTGGAAGGGCGGGGTTACAAGGCCTTCAGCGGCTTCTGTCTGGAGCCGCAGATATGGCCCGACGCGCCGAACCGGCCGTATTTCCCGCAGGCGACGCTATGGCCTGGCGCGATCTACCACCACGTGACGGAATATCGGTTCCGGCAGGGCTGACTTTTTCAGGACTGGCCGAACGCCGCCCGTAGCGTCTCGAACGGCGCCAATGCGCCGCGGACCTGCACGACGGCGGCGGCGACGCGGTGCGCACGCTGGACAGCGTCCGCCGGGGCAATCCCGCCAAGCCGTGCGGCGAGATAGCCGCCGTTGAAGGAATCGCCGGCACCGGTCGTGTCCACGGGCGCAGGCACGTGGATTGCGGCGACCTCCCGCAGCGCTCCACCCTTGCCAATCAACGCCGGTGCCTCGCCGTTCTTGACCACGACCTCCTTGACCAATTGCCCGAGGCGCTCGGCGGTCGCCTGCGGTGTGTCATCGCCGAACAGCATCTGCTCGTCCGGGAACGTCGGCAGCGCGATGTCGGTAACCGCAAGCGCCCGGGCAATCGCTGCTTGCGCGTCCTCGCGGTTACGCCAGAGCCGCGGCCGATAGTTGGGATCGAAGGCAATCAGCGAGCCCGCCGCGCGCGCCTTTGCCACTGCGGCCAGCAGCGTCTGGCGCGCGGCCTCATCGAGAATTGCCAAAGTGATTCCGGAGAAGTACACAAGCGCCTGATTTTCCAGGTTTTTCGCCAGTGCCGCCGGGTCCGAGGCGAGCTGCCTGGCGGCGGCGTCGCCGCGCCAGTAGGTGAAGGAGCGCTCGGCGCCGGTCAGCGTGATGGCATAGAGGCCGGGGCGCGCGCCCGGTATGACCGGACTGGAGCCGATGCCGATGCCGTTTTCGGCTAAGAAGTCGATCTGGCCCTGCGAGAAAGGGTCGTCGCCGAAGGCCGAGACATAGGTTGCCGGCCGGTCAGCGCTTAGGGCATGCAGCGCCCACAGCGTGTTGAACGTGTCGCCGGCAAAGCCCATGCGCCAGTTCGGCCCGGTCTGGCCCGACAGTTCCAGCATGCATTCGCCGATCGAGGCGACGCCGTTTCCCACCATCTGCAATCCTCCAGTGCTTTCGGTGCTGTAGCTTTTTGCCGAACGCAGCGCCATGCTTGGCAAGCAGGCTTTTTTCCGCCACAGCGTTTTCCCACAGGCTGGCGGGATGCGATCCGCCCGGCAGGACGTTATCTGCGAAAGAGGAACCGGTTTGGCATCGTTATGGCGTTATCTCCTGGCAGGTCTTGGTCTGGCTGCTTTGCTGGTCGGCGTTCTCGCGGCCGTTTATCTGACCGCGCCGCATTCGGCACAGCCCGCCGGCCCGGATGTCTCGCGGACGAAAAAAACCGACAACGGGTTGTACGTAGCGAGTTTCGTGCCGGAACGGGGCGTCGTGCGGCAGGGCGAACTGGAATCCTGGCTTCTGACGCTGAAGACAAAGACGGGGGCCTCGGTGGAGCGAGCCGCGATTGCCATCTCCGGTGGCATGCCGCAACACAATCACGGTCTGCCGACCAGCCCGCAGGCGACCGACTATCTAGGCGAGGGACGCTACCGCATCGAAGGGGTGAAATTCACCATGAGCGGCTGGTGGCAACTGCGTTTCGCCATATCGTCCGGCGCGGGCTCCGACACTGTGCTGTTCAACGTGGTGCTGTGAGCGGTCGATGAGGCGCTTTTTCTGCTTTTTGGCACTGACGGTGGCAGCCATCCTTGCCGGTTGCGGCAAGCCGGATTTTTCCGATGCCGAGAAGAAGACGATTGCATCGCTCGCGCTGAATACGCTGCCGGCGCTGAAGCCTGATACCACCAACCGCTTCGCCGATGAGCCGGCCGCGGCGGCGCTCGGCTCGACGCTGTTCTTCGACGTCGGGATGAGCCGCGACGGTACGGTGTCCTGCTCGACCTGCCACAAGATCGACCGGCAGTTCCAGGACGACCTGCCGCAGGCGGTCGGAGTCGGCCACACCAACCGGCGCACCATGCCGCTGGCCGGCGTGGCGCGCGACCCCTGGTTTTTCTGGGACGGGCGACGCGACAGCCTGTGGGCGCAGGCGCTGACACCGCTCGAAAACCCGTTGGAACAGGCGGGAAACCGTGCTGCCTACGCGCATTACATGAAGGCGCGTTTCGGCGAACGCTACGAGCGCATCTTCGGGCCATTGCCTGATTTGTCCAGCATTCCGCCAAATGCCAGCCCGCTTGGAAGCGATGCCGAAAAAACCGCCTGGAACGCGATGAGCGATGCGCAGCGCGACGCAATCAACGGCGTCTATGCCAATATCGGCAAGGCGATCGCCGCTTTCGAACGCTCAATCGAGCCGGCACCGACACGCTTCGACCGCTTTGCGCTGGACCTTGCGACAGGCGCCGAGCCGAAAGGCGATGCCGTCTTTTCCGCGGAGGAAATCCTTGGGTTGAAACTGTTCGTCGGCAAGGCCAATTGCGTGAGCTGCCACAACGGCCCGCGCTTCAGCGACAACGGTTTTCACAACACGGGTGTACCGCCTGCTGCCGGCCTGCCGGCGGATCGTGGGCGCGTCGATGCGGTGGCCCAGGTCGAGGCCGACCCGTTCAACTGCTTCGGAGCCTATCGCGATGGCGAGGCCAGTGCCTGCGGAGAGCTGCGCTTCATGGTCAAGGATGCGCCGGAACTTGTGCGCGCCTACAAGACGCCGTCGCTGCGCGGTGCGGCGACGC is a window from the Mesorhizobium australicum WSM2073 genome containing:
- a CDS encoding beta-ketoacyl-ACP synthase; translated protein: MANFRDHMGRPVVAVTGIGVVTSLGVGKSDNWGALTSGKSGIHPITRFPVDHLNTRISGMVDFLPSSSRGASLLTYELAETAAQEAVGEAGLNSGDFGGPLFLASPPVELDWHGRFSLYNSDKQDSGAERLLRVARGLKELDLFETTQFGSIADRLADRFGTRGLPITLSTACASGATAIQLGVEAIRRGECDRALSIGADGSATAEALIRFSLLSALSTHNDNPEKASKPFSKDRDGFVLAEGSGALVLESLEAALARGAAVLGILSGCGEKADDFHRTRSKPDGSPAIAAVRAALADAGLGEDEIDYVNAHGTSTPENDKMEHLSLSTVFGERIGSMPISSNKSMIGHTLSAAGAVEAAFSLMTMRESVIPPTINYDNPDPAIVLDVVPNKKRDAQVRSVLSNSFGFGGQNTCLVMAREPV
- a CDS encoding beta-ketoacyl-ACP synthase, whose product is MSSPHDVVITGIGLVSSLGEGPDAHWQKLAQPGREPVLEAGRFAPYTVHPLPEIDWNLQIAKRGDQRQMETWQRLGTYAAGLALDDAGIKGNDELCTTMDMVVAAGGGERDEAVDADILAASENRNDRGVLLNEKLTTELRPTLFLAQLSNLLAGNISIVHKVTGSSRTFMGEEGAGVAAVETAAARIRSGQSTHILVGGAFQTEHSDMLLGYELAGYLHRGPWKPVWQRQGAEGGGVVSGSGGAFLVLEQREHAASRGRKIYAELGPVVSGRARRARGELDAEIALLLKQALLPNGKLLAMSGASGAHAATSAEKAALDANPAISARGFTTLTGHMKEAQFPFAVALAALAVDRKAAYPVFDATAEKPFEGIPASVLATAIGYHQFEGVALVNAA
- a CDS encoding acyl carrier protein, whose translation is MSTTFDKVAKIIADTSEIDIDTITPESHTIDDLGIDSLDFLDIVFAIDKEFGIKVPLEKWTQEVNDGKASTDDYFVMKNLCAKIDALVAAKTA
- a CDS encoding slipin family protein, which codes for MTILDTVLGRERVLVRENERALTLYKGEIKAVLLPGEHWLANRNQSLEVSRHDLKSPEFVSAYEKALFDKLPDVAARHFTVVRTGRTEVAVIERDGNLHSVQAPDRKLVLWTDAGPWKVTVIDTSADLAIDPAVMRRLGQARKAELMSVHPVVDGQAGLLFIDGVLVRTLAAGVHGFWNVGRMVQIKVVDLKRQSLDVAGQEVLTRDRVTIRVNIAAEYRVIDPVKAVSAVKDFSEALYRALQYAFRKTLGALTLDQILEKKVTVDEEAAAKVRADMAEIGVEVSDIALKDVILPGEMREILNQVVSAEKQAEANVIRRREETNATRSLLNTAKVMAENPVMLRLKELEALETIAGKVERLTVHNGTGGLLNDLVKLRDS
- a CDS encoding histidine phosphatase family protein translates to MIRLALALFLLVVPAAAHATDAGWALLRDGGHVVLLRHAMVTGTTDPANFDIGNCATQVNLSARGKQQASKIGALFAARAAPIERILSSRYCRCLDTARTAFEAEPELFAPLDLLKGDDAQKAAQIAAIMKEIRAYSGSDNLVLVTHLENIVALTGVSPREGEAVVVEPQGDGLRVLGRVTF
- a CDS encoding AEC family transporter, coding for MSPLTETVLFVFSLVALGYLAGLTGYLRPASGEGISDFAVSVAMPLLLFQTMVTADFHGVAPWPLWGAYFTAAAITWAAGHLVITRIFGRDARAGVVGGVSSAFSNIVLLGAPFILGIFGPSGFEVLSLLVCVHLPIMMMASIVLFEMFGRGSGEHVHPLRVLHSFLKRLFINPLIIGILLGLAWRLGGVPLPALVMRLVEAMANTAGPVALFAMGLSLRRFGISGNVRPALALSALKLFLMPALVLAFVWLLGLPPLTAKVAVVVAALPSGINSYLIAVQFNTGQALASNQMTIATACAAITTAFWLTVVLHVFG
- a CDS encoding NAD-dependent succinate-semialdehyde dehydrogenase, which gives rise to MLQKTSHFMRQANLINGEWVQADSGQTVDVNNPATGLKIGTVPKSGKAETRRAIEAADEAFKTWRKTTALERSKLLRKLHDAMMDNQDVLAELLTIEQGKSLFESKGEIGSAAAYILWFAEEGRRTYGDVVPSPWADRRILVTKEPVGVIAAITPWNFPSSMLARKLGPALAAGCTAVVKPASQTPYSGLAWGALAEEVGFPKGVINILTGAAGEIGDEICANPLVKKITFTGSTEVGKILIQKSSVTVKKVSMELGGNAPFIVFDDADIERAVAGAITAKYRNSGQTCVCTNRFLVQAGVYDKFVEKLAAASNGLKVGSGLEEGVQQGPLIDEKAVEKVEELIADATAKGGKVVAGGKRHALGGSFFQPTVIANATPKMRFMKEEIFGPVAPVFKFETEEEAVALANDTEFGLACYFYTGDLGRAFRVMEGLKYGMVGVNEGLITTPEAPFGGVKESGLGKEGGHQGIEDYLDTKYVCIGGLGL
- a CDS encoding aldose epimerase family protein — translated: MMMKDGEVFGTTQAGEPVRRFTIRGGGLTANIIGLGAIVQDLRLAGHDAPLVLGYSTLEAYETDTAFFGAVVGRYANRIGDARFTIGGNRYQTERNFLDKHTLHGGSQGYSHRPWTVSLHGRDFVTLTLHDPDGAMGFPGALDVTCTYRLKIPGTLSVELTATCEEPTPCNLTQHSYFNLDDGGAGDILDHRMMLNAGAYLPVDGDMIPTGVVKPVDGTPFDFRQARPLRMETEGEQLPYDQNFCLAAARGPLKQAAWVQGASSGVEMEVWTTEPGVQLYTGQYVTPRTGLEGRGYKAFSGFCLEPQIWPDAPNRPYFPQATLWPGAIYHHVTEYRFRQG
- a CDS encoding sugar kinase; protein product: MVGNGVASIGECMLELSGQTGPNWRMGFAGDTFNTLWALHALSADRPATYVSAFGDDPFSQGQIDFLAENGIGIGSSPVIPGARPGLYAITLTGAERSFTYWRGDAAARQLASDPAALAKNLENQALVYFSGITLAILDEAARQTLLAAVAKARAAGSLIAFDPNYRPRLWRNREDAQAAIARALAVTDIALPTFPDEQMLFGDDTPQATAERLGQLVKEVVVKNGEAPALIGKGGALREVAAIHVPAPVDTTGAGDSFNGGYLAARLGGIAPADAVQRAHRVAAAVVQVRGALAPFETLRAAFGQS
- a CDS encoding FixH family protein gives rise to the protein MASLWRYLLAGLGLAALLVGVLAAVYLTAPHSAQPAGPDVSRTKKTDNGLYVASFVPERGVVRQGELESWLLTLKTKTGASVERAAIAISGGMPQHNHGLPTSPQATDYLGEGRYRIEGVKFTMSGWWQLRFAISSGAGSDTVLFNVVL
- a CDS encoding cytochrome-c peroxidase yields the protein MRRFFCFLALTVAAILAGCGKPDFSDAEKKTIASLALNTLPALKPDTTNRFADEPAAAALGSTLFFDVGMSRDGTVSCSTCHKIDRQFQDDLPQAVGVGHTNRRTMPLAGVARDPWFFWDGRRDSLWAQALTPLENPLEQAGNRAAYAHYMKARFGERYERIFGPLPDLSSIPPNASPLGSDAEKTAWNAMSDAQRDAINGVYANIGKAIAAFERSIEPAPTRFDRFALDLATGAEPKGDAVFSAEEILGLKLFVGKANCVSCHNGPRFSDNGFHNTGVPPAAGLPADRGRVDAVAQVEADPFNCFGAYRDGEASACGELRFMVKDAPELVRAYKTPSLRGAATRPPYMHAGQFSSLDEVVAHYAKAAPSVEGSSEIHPLELSGRERAALVAFLKTLSE